A portion of the Roseovarius sp. SCSIO 43702 genome contains these proteins:
- a CDS encoding PAS domain-containing sensor histidine kinase — MTQARLALGLVSLALGGVALWLGLGMIAARRRGLRTRALIAETTEHDPTPCVLTDAEGAILHRNTAARRDFPVSGADTLAGLLQSRLASPGTLLMRLETRAARAGAAVEDVVTREGHIRLGVHRAGEDAYLWRIERAGDMVPRRADPVPLPMITVGRNNAVLFMNQAARDLVGERARTLDRICPDLPLRSGAVNDVSTRDGLQPCLVVELEGTAGRREIFLLPGVAAPERQPDGWAFFDELPVPLLKLSADGTVTLTNRPARDLLGCEECVDQPLSEMLEGLGRPLVDWIADAAAGRGTVHSEFLRVKRKEGETFAQVTLNRAREGGETVLIAVMHDATELKSLEAQFVQSQKMQAIGQLAGGVAHDFNNLLTAITGHCDLLLLRHDQMDADYNDLVQINQNANRAAALVSQLLAYSRKQTLRPEIMDLRDALADLTHLLDRLVGEKVEMSLSHDPALWSIRADRRQLEQVLMNLVVNARDAMPGGGAVRIVTENLELEAPLVRDRATVAPGRYVKVSVEDDGTGIAPDKLRKVFEPFFTTKRVGEGTGLGLSTAYGIVKQTGGFIFADSEEGRGTTFFLLFPAFDRPVPAEAAPATPEASTGSAEGVVLLVEDEAPVRAFASRALQLRGFTVVEADSAEDALDILADETLRIDVFVTDVVMPGLDGPTWVQEALRTRPDVRTVFMSGYAEDDFADAQARIAHSVFLSKPFSLTDLTDTVQRQLAGAGGG, encoded by the coding sequence ATGACGCAGGCGCGGCTGGCGCTGGGGCTCGTGTCGCTGGCGCTCGGTGGTGTCGCGCTCTGGCTGGGGCTTGGCATGATCGCCGCGCGCAGGCGGGGCCTGCGGACCCGTGCGCTCATCGCCGAGACGACCGAGCATGACCCGACGCCTTGCGTGCTGACCGATGCCGAGGGCGCGATCCTTCACCGCAACACCGCCGCGCGCCGCGACTTTCCCGTCAGCGGTGCCGACACGCTGGCCGGGCTTCTGCAATCGCGCCTGGCCAGCCCCGGCACGCTTCTCATGCGGCTCGAAACCCGCGCGGCGCGTGCGGGGGCGGCGGTCGAGGACGTGGTCACGCGCGAGGGACATATCCGCCTTGGCGTCCACCGCGCGGGCGAGGACGCGTATCTCTGGCGCATCGAGCGGGCGGGGGACATGGTGCCGCGCCGCGCCGACCCGGTGCCGCTTCCGATGATCACCGTTGGGCGCAACAACGCGGTGCTCTTCATGAACCAGGCGGCGCGCGACCTCGTGGGCGAGCGTGCGCGCACGCTTGACCGCATCTGCCCCGATCTGCCGCTGCGGTCCGGCGCGGTGAACGACGTGAGCACGCGCGACGGCCTGCAGCCCTGCCTGGTGGTGGAACTCGAGGGCACGGCGGGCCGGCGCGAGATCTTCCTACTGCCCGGCGTCGCGGCCCCCGAGCGGCAGCCCGATGGCTGGGCCTTCTTCGACGAACTGCCGGTGCCGCTCCTGAAGCTTTCGGCGGATGGCACGGTGACGCTGACGAATCGCCCTGCGCGCGACCTGCTGGGCTGCGAGGAGTGCGTGGACCAGCCGCTTTCGGAGATGCTCGAGGGGCTGGGCCGGCCGCTGGTGGACTGGATCGCGGATGCCGCGGCGGGCCGCGGCACCGTCCATTCGGAATTCCTGCGCGTGAAGCGGAAGGAGGGCGAGACCTTCGCACAGGTCACGCTCAACCGCGCGCGCGAGGGGGGCGAGACAGTCCTCATCGCGGTCATGCACGACGCGACCGAGCTCAAGTCGCTCGAGGCGCAATTCGTGCAGAGCCAGAAGATGCAGGCGATCGGGCAGCTCGCCGGGGGTGTCGCGCATGATTTCAACAACCTGCTGACCGCGATCACTGGTCATTGCGACCTGCTTCTGCTGCGTCACGACCAGATGGATGCGGACTACAACGACCTGGTGCAGATCAACCAGAACGCCAATCGCGCCGCCGCGCTGGTGAGCCAGCTTCTCGCCTATTCGCGCAAGCAGACGCTCAGGCCCGAGATCATGGACCTGCGCGATGCGCTTGCGGATCTCACGCATCTTCTCGACCGGCTGGTGGGGGAGAAGGTCGAGATGTCGCTGAGCCACGATCCCGCCCTGTGGTCCATCCGCGCCGACCGGCGGCAACTCGAACAGGTGCTCATGAACCTCGTGGTGAACGCGCGCGACGCCATGCCCGGGGGCGGAGCGGTGCGCATCGTGACCGAGAACCTGGAGCTCGAGGCGCCGCTTGTCCGCGACCGCGCCACGGTGGCGCCGGGCCGCTACGTGAAGGTCTCGGTCGAGGATGACGGCACCGGGATCGCGCCCGACAAGCTGCGCAAGGTCTTCGAGCCCTTCTTCACCACCAAGCGGGTGGGTGAGGGGACGGGACTCGGCCTCTCGACCGCCTATGGCATCGTCAAGCAGACCGGCGGCTTCATCTTCGCCGACAGCGAAGAGGGCAGGGGCACGACCTTCTTCCTGCTCTTTCCGGCCTTCGACCGCCCGGTCCCGGCCGAGGCCGCGCCCGCCACGCCCGAGGCGTCGACCGGCTCCGCCGAGGGCGTGGTGCTCCTGGTCGAGGATGAGGCGCCGGTGCGTGCCTTCGCCTCGCGCGCGCTGCAACTGCGCGGCTTCACGGTCGTCGAGGCGGATTCGGCCGAGGACGCGCTCGACATCCTGGCCGACGAGACGCTGCGGATCGATGTCTTCGTCACCGACGTGGTGATGCCCGGCCTCGACGGTCCGACCTGGGTGCAGGAGGCGCTCAGGACGCGCCCCGACGTGCGCACGGTCTTCATGTCGGGCTATGCCGAGGACGATTTCGCCGATGCCCA